GAGAAACGGCCAAAAAACGattctgaggcgcgcctcaggggGTTTATACTGTATGtgcgcctcagaggggctgaggcgctaaaAACGTTGCGCCTCAGGGGTTTTTGatatttgtttttgatgtttttgtgtcaatttcaagcaatttatgtcttttttatgtgttgttttgattattttgatgatgaatttagttagtattactatttttataagatatataatatttatatttattttttaactcCGCCTCGGTTtgcctcgaggcttacgcctcgtgaggcgaagggaaaacgcctcgaaactcgtttccgttttttTAAACCTTGCATAGGATGTTGATATACGACATATTTGTTATCTTGTTTTTCTTATCTATGTTGTGGATGGTCAACTTATGGTATTCTTTAACCACACAGAGAGTCAGGTTCTAGCACCAGTGAGCTGACTCCTCATGAAAGAAGAGAAAACCAAAAGAAAGAGGAAGCTTTGCATGCTAGCAGTCTTAATGTTCCAAGAAGGTATGCATCTTTTGACACTATTATTTTTGCGGGCGTGTCTTATTTTGCATATTTAATGGTTCTAAATTTATTCCTATTTTTTCTGCGATTTGTTTTTTCAGACCAGCATGGAATGCCAACATGACTGTTGAAGAACTTGACTCTAATGAAAGGCGTGCCTTTTTAGTTTGGCGCCGTAGTCTTGCAAGGTTGTATTTTATTTGGATTAATACATATTttagttaggggctgtttgtttacctcttaatgaggctcttactggttcaacacttaatggttcagactgtttgtttgcGCATGAACTCTTTCTAGTTGTATCATAGAAAAAAATGTTACGGTTACGCTCTTGTCATTCTAAAACTTTTGTTTCGCAGGCTTGAGGAGAATGATAGTCTTGTTCTTACTCCATTTGAGAAGAATCTGGATATATGGAGACAACTTTGGAGGGTTCTTGAACGTAGCGATTTGGTGAGTGTTTAATTGCATACAAGTATATTATTCGTTTTATTGTAAGCTACTAACTTGTATGGCTCTCTACAGCTTGTCATGGTGGTTGATGCACGAGATCCACTGTTTTATCGTTGTCCTGACCTGGAGGTAATTTTGTATTTTATGACCTTACGAGTTTCTAGCgtatatagatagatatattaATATGTTATATATTTACTTGCGTTCTTTCAAGAACTTTGTGTAGAACACATCAATAACCTATTAATACATGATAATTATATAAATGAGGAACTTGCACAAGTTGGTTCTGAAAGCATACTTCGTTTCCAACAAAAAAACATGTCTTTTAGTGAACATTCGTGTTAATTTTCTTCCCTTGAAtcgtaattttttttaacaatcatTAGTGGGTTGTCAAAGCAAGTTATTGGCTTATTTTGAGAAAGGGTCGTTCAAATACAGTACCAGTTTTAAGAATGGGAATTGTGTTGTATGTGTTGCattcttggtttaaaaaagcgggaAGCGAACCGCACAAAAGCGATGAGGTTTAAAACCGACTTTTAAAAAgcgaagcgcaaaagcggtgaGCTTTTCGTACGCAAAGCGCGAAgtgattatataatttattttatatatcccATAAGTGTTTAGCATCCAATACCTATGATTTAGCTATAATtaagctttatatatgttttaaaatgaaaaaaaacataGATGTACAGCATAAAAAGCCTGTTGTACAACACTCAGAAGCAAAGAAACACCCTATGTACAAAAAGCGTGCCCCTCAGCTGCGCCTTAGGTCGATTTTCACCCTAAAAAGCGCACCTCAGCTGTGCTTCTTGTACATCGTGCGCCTTATGTCACACAAGGCGATGGGGTTTGCGCCTAGATGCGCTTTGCGCTTAAGCACACTTAgggcgcgcttttttaaaccaaggttaCATTATTAGCTGTGATATATAAGACAGTTATGTAATCACATAATTACAGTCACCTCTGTCTCTCTCTCACATTATACCTAGTCTCTTATGATTGACGGGTCGGGTCGTATAATATTTTGTGCATTATTGTAAGAATTGGATCGTAAAAGTGCAGGCATACGCTAGAGAGATAGATGAGCATAAAAGGACACTGCTCCTGATTAACAAAGCGGATCTTTTGCCATATTCCGTGAGGTCAGTGTTATATACCATATTATCCATTTTTTTAAATAGTCAGTAGAGATCTTATATGATAAGAAGGTAGAATTTTAAACTTAATTTTTGCCTTTTTAATCTAATTTGAGATATTTTTGCTCATTTCTACTTGGTCATTTTATCTGTTAAATATTTAGATTTACCAAACATCTAATAATATAATCCTTGCAAATTTAAACAATAGAAGCACACATCCAAATTTCACCTTCGAAAGCCGGTTTCCTTACAGCtgattatctgattctgattactGAATatcatattatttatttatatactattaatttaaaacatttgtaTGCATCTttagttgtaagttgtgcttcaatgtttgtaccttaatcaaatcttggttgtaagttgtgcttaagtggttgtaccttaataaTGTATGCATGTttagttgtaagttgtgcttaaatgTTTGTACCTTAAATCAAATattggttgtaagttgtgcttaagtggttgtaccttaatcaaataatggtttcattaccttaccaaattcaatctgtTTTTATGCATGTATGGCTGTAAATTGTGCTTAAAtggttgtaccctaatcaaataatggtttcaatATCTTACTatattcaatcggtttgatccattcaaaaTTGTGttattttatttgtaaatttatatTTACATACTATTAATTTGTAACATTAGTATGCATAGGgcaaggatagtgtaaaaagggcctaaagtgtgagaagtgtaagaagtgtattataacactatatataatactatataacaccatataaacaccgtataacaatatgtaacaccatataataccatataacactatgtaacactatatatcattatataacaaatataacactataggttgtctgatagcatgtctatgatagatgtatagtgttatatttgttatataatgatatatagtgtaacatagtgttatatggtattatatgttgttacatattgttatacggtgtttatatggtgttatatagtattatatatagtgttataatacacttcttacacttctcacactttgagcactttttacaggatcctctaccagTATGCATAtttggttgtaagttgtgcttaattggttgtaccttaatcagatatggtttgtatagtggtaatgaatattgtatatagattacgatgaaccagacgcgggttcatcgtaacgagcgagtcctagatcaacttagttattttattctatgttcTACGTTTcagtttaatttcttcgcattaacaccgcaacttcagtgtcaATGGTCGCTGACATTAGTGCttgcccccgccgcaacgcggggtacTTAATACTAGTTGCTTTTAAAACAAACATCCAAACGGCCGTAAACGGTATAATGCAAATGCATCTTCTGTTCTTGTAACTATCTATCTTTTGGTTTCATTTGCAGACAGAAATGGGCCGATTACTTCCAGCTTCATGGTATTTTGTATCTCTTTTGGTCTGCCAAGGCTGCAACAGCAGAGTTAGAAGGAAAACAACATGTTTCTTCTTCGCAAGAAACCGTTGACGAGGACACAAAAATATACGGGAGGGAAGAGTTGTTATCCCGTTTACAGTCGGAAGCAGAGGAAATAGCCCGTATGAGAACCGACTCACAGCAAAATTCAACTGATGTGAAAACCGAACATGTAACCGTTGGATTCGTGGGGTAccctaatgttggaaaaagttcAACGATCAACGCTTTAGTTGGTGCAAAACGAACGGGCGTGACATCTACCCCTGGGAAAACCAAACATTTCCAGACGCTTATAATTACCGAAAAGCTGACTTTATGCGACTGTCCCGGATTAGTATTCCCGTCTTTCACAAGCTCGAGATATGAAATGATTGCATCTGGGGTTTTACCGATCCACAGAATGACTGAGCATCGGGAAGCGGTACAAGTGGTTGCAGACCACGTTCCACGCCACGTCATCGAGGGTGTCTACAATATCAAACTACCAAAACCGAAGCCGTACGAGCCTGAAAACCGACCTCCTTTTGCATCAGAACTTTTGAGGTCATACTGCGCGTCTCGTGGGTACGTTGCATCTAGTGGACTCCCTGATGAAACAAAAGCCGCTCGTCAAATTCTGAAGGATTACATCGACGGAAAGCTGCCTCATTACGAACTGCCACCTGGCATGTCGGACGAAGAGGATGGTTCAAGAGATGCAGGTGGGTCCGACGCGAGTGAGAGTGATGAATCGGATTCTGGTGAAGGAACGAGGCTTGATGACGTGATGGATGACCTTAAGTCATTTGACGTGGCTAATGGGTTAGGTCCTGGTAACGTGGTTCGTGGGGCTCGGAAAAAGGCGAGCTCGAGTGCGTCTTATAAGCAGCATAAGAAGCCTCAAAGAAAGAAGGATAGAGCATGGAGGGTTAAAGACGATGGAAGTGATGGGATGTCGGTGGTGCGGGTGTACCAGAAGGCGGCCAATGTTGGGTCGGTTATGGCTAAGTGATAAAATTGGATTATGAATGTTTTGTATGAATTTATAATGTCATGTGATGCACATGAATAGAAGaatatgattgattgtttgtttgtttgtttgtttgggtTTTGACCTTTGAAGTTCTGTTGGAATTTCATATGTTGTTTGTGGTTCTATATTAAAACAAACCTTTCATCACCACACCCATTTGCATTTATTTTAGGGTTTTAAATAATCAACTAGTGGAATTctcccgcgcgttgcggcgggaatTCGATTGCGGCCGGTATGGGTTCAGTTTGTTACGTTACCAATTCTCGGTATAGTAACCAaatagaaaacaaaaaaaataagtCATGATATGGACAAAAATACGTGTTTATAAATATGAATTGAATCCATTTTTTTAAAGTAATTTAGATAGTAAACAAAAACGGAAGAAAAAGGTATTTAACCAAAATAAGAATTTAAGTGAAAAAAAAATAGTTTCATAGTGATAAGGTGAAGGAAAGAAAAGCAGGGGTCGAAcctaggttcatcatttaaggaGGATTAAAAATAGTTTCATAGTGATAAGGTGAAGGAAAGAAAAGCAGGGGTCGAAcctaggttcatcatttaaggaGGATTCATGCAAACCACTAAACCAACTCAACTTTTGTAATTAAAGTTGAactttattttatataataaaaaaatataagtcAGGTTGTACCAATAAAAAAGCAAACTATTACGGCAAGAGGACAAACGGCTATGTCGGCCTCACCCACCGACATAACCTAGCCTTTTAAGTAAGTATAGAATTTGAGATCTACTTAAGCTACACGATCGTAGATCTGAAGCAAAGCTACACGAATCCGCTAACGAATTTGAGATCTAGTTGTTCAGATTCGGATTCAAGTAATTTTTATTTCAATTTGTGTTTAGTTGTTGCATAATGTAGAAATGAGTTAatagggtagggatagtgtacattaatccaaaagtgtgagaagtgtatgtaacaccatataacaccatataacactatgtaacactatataacaaatataacactatacatctatcatagacatgctatcagacaaaatatagtgttatatttgttatatagtgttatatggtgtagtgttatacggtgtttatattgtgttatatatatagtgttataatacacttctcacacttctggattaatgtacaggatcctctacctgaTTTAATAACTTTTTAAGGATTCTGTAGTTTTAATTTGACAGTTTAGCTAATCGAAGCTGAGATCTTATGGTTACGTTGTTAATTATGTTTGAATTTGGGTAGGTGTTTGTGTCTTGACCAATGTTATTCGTTTTGATTATCAATTGGAGTTCAATTTGATAACCTAGATGAAGTTTCATGAACTAGTAATTGGTTAAATTTAGGGAAATTGATTAGGGAGTTTTGTAATTTAGCTTGTAATTAACCTATTTTCAAAGTTTTATTATCGATTAACGTAAAGATAAGTAAGTTTTGATGATCGGCTACTCTATGAATGTGGGGGTGCTGGAGTTCCAGGCGGGGGTGATGAAAACGGTGTTCGGGGTaatgaagatggtggtggtcaGATTTTTAGATTCGGTGGCCGTCATCACCATCTTCAACTTCATTTGGTGGGAACATCGATCGAGAGAGAGGCATTTACCAAagtaattgtaattcacaattttACATATATATTCCCTCACATGCAAAATTACTAAAACACTCTTAGGGGTAGGGGTGGTTATCACTCACCACCCATTTATCactcacaacttccaatcaagttccaccaccatcGAGCTTTATTCcgtcactcacaaccttttttagtggaaatacccatcactcaccaccacacccaacaattttcccccaaccaacaatttccCTCACAACTATTAAAAGATAACGCATCAAAAGTTTAACGCCATACAAGTTCCACGCGTGAATTATATGGGGTGGTGGTGGTATTGTGCAAATGTTCACGCGTGAACATATTCCATCACGTACAAAAACTTCCCGACTCTGGGTCCCCTTACACTTAACATAAAAAAACATCATAGATAGCGTCAGAGGTTAAGAGAGTTCGAAAATGAAATGTTGGGAGCTCATTTGTTAGAAGATTCATTTTTTAGGCTAGAAGGGTTAAAAAGGCTAAACAATACCAAAATAATAATTTACTTGTTTTTTAACCTACCATATTTATAAAAACAAAGTAATATTGGATCTAGGTGTTCATTATTCATAACGTAAATAAACTCAAGTCGAAACTAGATGGAAATCCAGTTTTTAACAACTTTCGAATAGGTTAGCATCTTAATCTAGTTACTAATTTGTGATATTTGAGTGGATTTGAATCCAATATCCACATccaaattatatattttttcatttaaaaatacatatatttttatttatccTACATATCTAGTAATTTATATTTTTGTCATAAAGCGAGTTATGGAATCAACCCGAATCCAAAATTATGAATTCGGATTTTGTTTTTGAACTAATTTTATGCCTTGTCCGTGTTGCGGCGCGCTAAACCGAATATTTCTCGGTTTGATAACATATACGCTTTTGTGTCGGTTACTTGTACATGCTATTCATAACAAGATCTCAATAAAAATTATATCGAGACGTAGATAAAAATACATTAGtcaaagaaatatttttttaactaaaGTTTAGGAACTATAGAGTTACTTTATTAAAGTTTAAGAGCGGTAGTGTAAACTGACTTAAGAAAAAGATAAGAAAAAAACTGGGTAAAGTTAAGAGatataaaatataatatcttaaaaaatggaaaaaaagaaTTGCACTATGGGTTTCAAAACCGGCTCCATTCACTTTGAATAACCATACTTCCAACTTCTAAACCACTCTACCACATGCTCTTTTAAATTTTTAATACCTAAATCCACTTTGAATCGTTCATATATTAACTTGAAAACACGAAGCAACCCAAATCTACCTATAACAACAATCATCAAGGCAGGGAATAATGTATCTCTGCTATTGGTCGAAGTGAGCGACAAGCTGCTACGCTGGCATTTCTCCATTGGTCAAGCTAAATTACAATTTTGtctgtttaaatttacagttttgcaactgggttttgtttttttcttcccagcaaaattacgattttgcccttagctcaaatttacagttttgccatccTTTTTGTTTTTCCCCCCTGtgaaattacgattttgaccctgcgtaaaattacagtcatgccatcgttttagttttttttataaaattatggtagtgttttgttttaattggttgaatCCGTCTAATTTTTATTCGTGCCAGTTGGCTGTCTGGCAGACActcatttgtcctgaaaaattacaattttgctcccaatttaaaattataatgtttccatcattttagtttttttagcaaactAAGGTaatattttgttttaattggttgacttgatgtaatttttttaggtcgtgttatgagtagtatgtacaagtaactgAGGCACAAACCTACATGTCATGAaagagaaatattcggcttagtgCCCGCAACACGGACGGGCAAAAGCTAGTTATTATATATCTATAAATAGAAACTAATGAATAGTAgttttaatataataatatatatatatatagtttttttaatacttttattattttaatattatatatagttttcttaatacttttattatctatctactataataaaagaaaccaagttttggacacgtgtcattcatagaaggtatcctcaaatttatacttatcttatattaactagataaataaataataaattaatattaaatcttatcatactttaataaaatattatcctcaaatctaaattgttatcttaatatatatttagagttaattacaaagttagtccctgtggtttgcacaaagtaacatacttaggtactaatagtttaaaatcacattttagggtattaacttttcattttataacgtttggaggtattaacgttatttgtaggtttaaattcacattctattttgtgcaaaccacagggactaactatgttaatacccaaGAAGTTAATATctccaaatgttacaaaatgaaaagttaataccctagaaggtgattttaaactattagtacctaagtatgtttattttgtgcaaaccacagggactaactatgtaattaattcatatttttaaaacaaatacctctctttcctacttatcttatattaaaataataaattaatattaaatgttatcctagtttattaaaaatataactttttttattaattggtatacaaaattatattaactatgttaatacccaagaagttaatacctcca
Above is a window of Helianthus annuus cultivar XRQ/B chromosome 14, HanXRQr2.0-SUNRISE, whole genome shotgun sequence DNA encoding:
- the LOC110908281 gene encoding GTPase LSG1-2, with product MGKNDKSSLGRALVKHHNHKIQESKEKGQLYYKQHKKVLESVTDVADIDAVIQQADDAVRLFSVDNPAAVNTLIDLESGSSTSELTPHERRENQKKEEALHASSLNVPRRPAWNANMTVEELDSNERRAFLVWRRSLARLEENDSLVLTPFEKNLDIWRQLWRVLERSDLLVMVVDARDPLFYRCPDLEAYAREIDEHKRTLLLINKADLLPYSVRQKWADYFQLHGILYLFWSAKAATAELEGKQHVSSSQETVDEDTKIYGREELLSRLQSEAEEIARMRTDSQQNSTDVKTEHVTVGFVGYPNVGKSSTINALVGAKRTGVTSTPGKTKHFQTLIITEKLTLCDCPGLVFPSFTSSRYEMIASGVLPIHRMTEHREAVQVVADHVPRHVIEGVYNIKLPKPKPYEPENRPPFASELLRSYCASRGYVASSGLPDETKAARQILKDYIDGKLPHYELPPGMSDEEDGSRDAGGSDASESDESDSGEGTRLDDVMDDLKSFDVANGLGPGNVVRGARKKASSSASYKQHKKPQRKKDRAWRVKDDGSDGMSVVRVYQKAANVGSVMAK